A region of the Amycolatopsis sp. cg13 genome:
GTCGAGCATCTTGTCCACGAGGTGCACCGCCGCGCGCATCCCGTTGGCGGCGTAGGTCGCGTACGCGCCGGCCACGTCGAGCGGCCGCATCGGGTACCGGCCGACGACGATGCCCGAGCCGATCGTGACGCCGTCCTGTTCGCGCATGGTGGGAGTGCCGTCCACTTCATCGGGAATCCCCGCCGAACGCGCCGCCGCACTCACCTCGTCGACGCCGATCTTCTTGGAGACCGTGATGAACGGCGTGTCCGCGCCTGAAGTCAAGGCGCTGCGCAAGGTGCACGACTGCGGGCACTTCGGCGGATACTCGAACTTCTCGCCGAGGTACTGGATCTCCCTGGGAGCAGCCACTTTCTCCTCCAGCGACATCCCGTTCTTCAACCCGGCCGCCGCGGTGAACGGGTAAAACGCGGAGCCGAGCGAATGCCCGGTTGCCGCATAATCCCGGACGCCGTTGTTGCCGCCGTCGTACGCGCGCACCGCGCCATTCGTCGGATCAACCGCCACCAACGCGCCACGGAACTCTGCTGGTTCGCCCTTCAACCGGTCGCTCAGCGCGGTGTGCGCGGCGTTCTGCAACCCTGGGTCGAGGGTAGTTTGGACGGTCAGATTTCCTTGCTGCAACCGGGAAATCGAGAACCCGGCCGTCTCCAGTTCGGCAAGCACTCGCTGTTTGAGATGATACTGGTCGTAATTCAGGCTCACGCGCGTTTCCGCGGGCGGCTTGATCTCCGCACCCGGATAGGCCATGCCGTCGGCATTCTTCAAGTAACCGCGTTCGACCAGCTTGTCGCGGACGTATCGCCAGCGTTTCGCCGCGTGCTCATCGCCGGATACCGCCGGATCGTGCACCGACGGCGACTGGATCATCCCGGCCAGGAAAGCGGCCTCGCTCCAGGTGATGCTGTTGTCGAGCGGACGGCCGAAGAACGCGTTCATCGCCGCCGCGGGGCCGAAAGTGCCGCGGCCGAAGGAAATGATGTTGGCGTAGCTCTCGAAGATCTGTTCCTTGCTCTGCTGCTGGGTGATCTTCGTGGCGAGCACGAGTTCCTGCATTTTCCGCGACAGCGTCGAATCCTCGTCGCCGGTCGATTTCTTGATGTACTGCTGGGTGATCCCGGATCCGCCGCCGACGCCGGTCAGGAACGCGCGGCCGATCCCGGTCGGGTCGAAGCCGGAGTTGGCCCAGAACGTCGGATCTTCAGTGGCGACGATGGCGTCGCGCAGCTTCTGCGGGATCTGGTCGAACGGCACGAACCTCCGATCGCCGCCCGGGGGCACGATGCGCAGCAGCTCGCTGCCGTCGGAGTACTTCAGCGTGACGGTTTTGCCGAGCGAAGCGAGGACGTCCTGGGGGCTGCGGACGTCCAGCAGCAGGTAGGCGATCCAGAACGCGATCAGCGGCACGCCCACCGCGAAGCCGGTCAGGTAGTAGGCACCCTTGCGGATGCGGCGCCACTGGCGACGGACACCAGCGGATTGGTCACTCTCCGGGGCTGACTCCACGAATGAAGGACGACTGAACCAGTGACAAGGTTCTGCCGGGTCCGTGAATTGATCACGAGAGGAACGCGCGCAGCAGCGACGCGGTGCCCTCGATGTGCTCAGCCATCGCCTGCCGTGCGGCCACCGGATCGCCGGCCAGGATCGCGTCGACGATCGCCTCGTGCTGCGCGTTCGAATGCTCCAGATTCGGTTCGAGCAGCGGAATCCGGTCGAGCAGCTGGTTGACCCGCGTCCGCGCGTCCGCGACCGTGCTGGTCAGCGACGCGGACGCGGTGACCTCCGCGATCGCCAGATGCAGCCGCGAATCTTTGCGGCGGTAATCCGCGAGATCCGCCGCCGACGCCTCCGCGAGCGTGCCGGTGAGATGCTGCCGGTCCGCCGGGCTCAACGTGCGCGCCGCGGCCGCCTCCGCCGCGCCGGTCTCCAGCACATGCCGCAGGCACAGCGCGTCTTCCAGCCCGGCCACGTCCACCTCGCCGGCTGCTCGCTCAGCGGGATCCGGCAGTTTCGCGTTCACGAACGTGCCGCCGTACCGCCCGCGCCGCGATTCGACGTACCCCGCGTCGGACAGCGCGCGAATCGCCTCGCGCAAGGTCACCCGGCTCACGCCGAGCCGTTCCGCCAGCTCGCGCTCGGACGGCAACCGGTCCCCCGCGCCGACGACCCCGAGCCGGATCGCCTGCAACAGCCGCTCGACGGTCTCCTCGAAGGCGTTCCCGACCCGCACCGGCCGGAACAGTGCCGCGTTCGCGCTCACCACCGAGGTCGACTCCACCTGTCCGATTCTATGCTGTCCCGATTGCAGAGAACTCTTTGCAAAGGTTTCTCTGCGGTCTAGAGTGGGGAGCATGCCCGACGAACGCCGCGCCCGCCAGATCGACGCCCGCACCCTGCGTGCGCTGGCGCATCCGTTGCGGATGGAGCTGCTGGACCTGCTCACCGTCGACGGCCCGGCCACCGCGACCGGGCTCGGCAAGCGCGTCGGCGAAAGCTCCGGCACCACGTCGTGGCACCTGCGCCAGCTCGCGGACGCCGGGCTGGTCGAGGAAGACACCAGCCGCGGCTCGAAGCGCGAACGCTGGTGGAAGGCGGCGCAGGACTCGACCCGGATGCGCGCGGCCGACTTCGTCGACGACCCGGAGATGGCCGGGCCGCTCATGGCTTTCCTGCACCAGCACGTGGACATCCGCTACCGCGAACAAGCGCGATTCGTCTCGGAACTGCCGCGCTGGGCGGACGAATGGCGGGACAGCTCGACGCTGAGCAGCACCCGGATGCCGCTCACCCCGGACGAATCCCAGCGGTTGATCGAAGAAATCGAAGCCGTGATCGAACGCTACCGCCGCCCGGCCCGCCCTGGCGACGAAACGGTGATCACGCAGTGGGCGGCGTTCCCGCACGCGACCGTCCCGACCGAAGACCAGGGGGAATCCTGATGGACCCGTTCCTGACCGCACTGGCCGCCGCCCGGCACGGCGAATTGCGCGCCGCCGCCGTCCGCTGCCCGCCCGCGCCGAGAGCACCCGCCCGGCAACGACTCGGCTGGTGGTTGATGGAACTGGGCCTGCGGCTGGCGACGCCGAAACGCCGTGAAGGGCTCCTTGAAGGAATCTGATTCCCGCAAGGAGCCCTTCACGGACCGAAAATCAGCACTCGATGACGTTCACAGCGAGTCCGCCGCGCGCGGTCTCCTTGTACTTCACCGACATGTCCGCGCCGGTCTCGCGCATGGTCTTGATCGCCTTGTCCAGCGTCACCACATGGCTGCCATCGCCGCGCATCGCCATTCGCGCGGCGTGGATCGCCTTGGACGCACCGACAGCATTCCGCTCGATGCAAGGAATCTGCACCAGCCCGCCCACCGGGTCACACGTGAGCCCGAGATGATGCTCGACCCCGATCTCAGCCGCGTTCTCGACTTGAGCAGGCGATCCGCCCAGCACCTCGGTCAACCCGGCGGCCGCCATCGCCGAAGCCGACCCGACCTCGCCCTGGCAACCGACCTCGGCGCCCGAGATAGACCCGGTCTGCTTGAGAATCGACCCGATAGCCCCAGCGGTGAGCAGGAAGGTGACGATGCCGTCGTCCGAAGACCCGCGCACAAACCGTTGGTAGTAGTGCAAAACCGCCGGAATGATCCCCGCCGCACCGTTGGTGGGAGCAGTGACCACACGGCCGCCCGCGGCGTTTTCTTCGTTGACCGCCAGCGCGTACAGGCTCACCCAGTCCATGGCGTACAACGGATCGTCCGCGCCGTCTTCAGCGAGCAGCTTGTCGTGCAACGACTTCGCCCGCCGAGGCACCTTCAACCCGCCGGGCAGCACGCCCTCGTGCGTGTACCCGTTCCGCACGCACTCGACCATCACCTGCCAGATCTCCAGCAGCCCGGCCCGAACCTCCTCGCGACTGCGCCAGGAAAGCTCGTTCTGCAGCATGATCTCGCTGACCGGCAGCCCGGTGTCCGCGCAATGCTTCAGCAAGTCCGCCCCAGTGCGGAACGGATAAGGCACCGGCGTGGAATCCTCGACGAAAACCGTGTCGGTCTCGTACGACTCGTCCCGGACGAAACCGCCGCCGACGGAGTAATACGTCCGTTCCCGCAGCACGGAACCGTCCGCGGCGAACGCCCGGAAGACCATCCCGTTCGGATGCGCGGGCAGAGACTTCCGCCGGTGCATCGTCAGGTCGGTGTCCTCGTCGAACGCCACCGGATGCGTCCCGCCGACAGCCAGCCGCCCGGACTCCCGGATCGCCGCGACCTTGGCGGGCACCGTGTCGGTGTCGATCGCTTCCGGCAGTTCCCCGGACAGCCCGAGCAGCACCGCTTTGTCGCTGCCGTGCCCGAAACCGGTCGCGCCGAGGGAGCCGAACAACTCGGCCTGCACCCGCGCGACAGTCTCGAGCACACCGTCCTCGACCAGACCGTCCACAAAGGTCTTGGCCGCCCGCATCGGGCCGACCGTGTGCGAACTCGACGGCCCGATGCCGATCGAAAACAGGTCGAAGACGCTGATCGCCATTGATCCGCCCCTTCTCTTAGTTCCTCGCCAGCAGGCTGCTGGCTTCTTGCGCCGCCGGTCCTTCGGCGGTCAGGTGAGCGAGGTTCTCCGGCAATTCCTCGCCCCGATGGGCCTTGGTCTGGGCGTAGAGCCGTCCGGCGCGGTAGGACGACCGCACCAGCGGCCCCGCCATCACACCAGGGAACCCAATAGCCTCAGCGGTTTTCGCGTGTTCCACGAACTCTTCCGGCTTGACCCAGCGGTCGACCGGGTGGTGGCGGGGCGAGGGGCGCAGGTACTGGGTGATCGTGATGATCTCGCAGCCCGCGTCGAAGAGGTCCTGCAGCGCGACGGTGACCTCATCGGGAGTCTCGCCCATGCCGAGGATCAGGTTGGACTTCGTCACCAAACCCGCCGCACGAGCCTGCGTGATCACGTCCAGCGACCGGGCGTAGCGGAAGCCGGGGCGGATCCGCTTGAAGATCCGCGGGACCGTCTCCACGTTGTGGGCCAGCACCTCCGGCCGTGACCCGAACACCTCAGCCAACTGGTCCGGCTCGGCGTTGAAGTCCGGGATCAACAGCTCAACACCGGTGCCGGGGTTCAACGCGTGGATCTGCCGAACGGTCTCCGCGTACAGCCACGCACCGCCGTCGGCCAGGTCATCGCGGGCGACACCGGTGATCGTCGAATACCGCAAACCCATGGCCTGCACCGACTCCGCGACCTTCCGCGGCTCGGTACGGTCCAGCGCAGCAGGCTTCCCCGTATCGATCTGGCAGAAGTCGCAGCGCCGCGTGCACTGGTCGCCACCGATCAGGAAGGTGGCTTCGCGGTCTTCCCAGCATTCGTAGATGTTGGGACAACCAGCTTCTTCGCAAACCGTGTGCAGACCCTCGCGCTTCACCAAGCCCTTCAGCTCAGTGAACTCCGGACCCATCCGCACCCGGGTCTTGATCCACGACGGCTTCTTCTCGATCGGCGTCTCGCTGTTGCGCACCTCAAGCCGCAACAGCTTCCGCCCCTCGGGCTGCGCGCTCATCGGCTCAGGTCCGCGTACAGCGGGTGCTTCTTGGCCAGCAGCTCCACGCGACCCCGCAGCGCCTGCTGCGCGGCTTCGTCGAAGTCCGGCTTCAGCGTCTCGGCGATGATGTCGGCGACCTCGGTGAAGTCGTCGGCGCCGAAACCGCGGGTGGCCAGCGCCGGGGTGCCGATCCGCAGCCCCGAGGTGACCATCGGCGGACGCGGGTCGAACGGCACCGCGTTGCGGTTGACGGTGATCCCGACCGAGTGCAGCCGGTCCTCCGCTTCCTGGCCGTTGAGCTGGGAGTTCACCAGGTCGACGAGCACCAGGTGCACGTCGGTGCCGCCGGTGAGGACGCGGACGCCCGCCTCGGCGCAGTCGGTGCGCGAGAGCCGGTCGGCGAGGATCTTCGCGCCTTCCAGCGTGCGCTCCTGGCGCTCGCGGAACCCGTCGGTCGCGGCGATCTTCAGCGCCACGGCCTTGGCCGCGATCACGTGCTCCAGCGGACCGCCCTGCTGGCCGGGGAACACCGCCGAGTTGATCTTCTTCGCCAGCTCCTGGCGGGACAGGATCAGGCCGCCGCGCGGACCGCCGAGGGTCTTGTGCGTGGTGGTCGTGACGATGTCCGCGTGCGGCACCGGCGACGGGTGCAGCCCGGCGGCCACGAGACCGGCGAAGTGCGCCATGTCGACCATCAGCTTGGCGTCAACGAGGTCGGCGATCCGGCGGAACTCGGCGAAGTCGAGCTGGCGCGGGTAGGCCGACCAGCCGGCGACGATCAGCTTCGGCTTGTGCTCGACCGCCAGCCGCTCGATCTCGGCGACGTCGACGATCCCGGTCTCCTTGTCGACGTGGTAGGCGACCACGTTGTACAGCTTGCCGGAGAAGTTGATCTTCATCCCGTGCGTCAGGTGGCCGCCGTGCGCGAGGTCGAGGCCGAGGATGGTGTCGCCCGGCTTCAGCACCGCGAACATCGCCGCCGCGTTGGCCTGCGCGCCCGAGTGCGGCTGCACGTTCGCGTGCTCCGCGCCGAACAGCGCCTTGGCCCGGTCGATCGCGAGCTGCTCGACGACGTCGACGTGCTCGCAGCCGCCGTAGTAGCGGCGGCCCGGGTAGCCCTCGGCGTACTTGTTGGTCAGCACCGAGCCCTGCGCCTCGAGCACGCCGACCGGCGCGAAGTTCTCCGAGGCGATCATCTCGAGCGTCGACTGCTGGCGGTCCAGCTCCGCGGCCACCGCGGCGGCGACCTCGGGGTCGACCTCGGACAGGCGGGCGTCGAACGGGGCGGTCATCAGTTCTCCTGGGTCAGCTCGGCGTACGCGGACGCGTCGAGCAGCTCCGGGACGTCGCCCGAGAGCCGCACCTGCAGCAGCCATCCTTCGGTGTAGGGGTCGGAGTTGATGACCTCGGGGGTGTCCGATGTGGCCTCGTTCACCGCCACCACCTCGCCGCTGACCGGCGAGTACAGCTCGCTGACCGATTTCGTCGACTCGACCTCGCCGAACACCTCGCCCGCGGTGACGGTGTCGCCGACGCCGGGCAGCTGCACGAACACGATGTCGCCGAGCGAGCCGGCCGCGAACGCGGTGATGCCCACCGTCGCGACGCCGTCGGAGACCGACAGCCACTCGTGTTCCTTCGTGTAGGACAGGTTCTGGGGGATGCTCATTGTGCGAAGGGCCTCTCAGGCTCGGGAGTAGAAGGGCAGGGCGACGACCTCGACCGGCTCGACGCGGCCCCGGATGTCGACGGACAGCGCGGTGCCGGGCTCGGCGTGCTCCCGGTCTACATACGCCATGGCGATCGGGTAGCCCAGCGTCGGCGACAGCGCGCCGCTGGTGATCTCCCCGATAGTGGCATCCCCGGACAGCACGGCGTACCCGTGCCGCGGGGCGCGGCGGCCGGTGCCGCGCAGGCCGACCCGCACGCGCGGGACGTCGGCCTTCTTCAGCTCCTCCAGGGCCGCGCGGCCCACGAAGTCGCCCGGCTTCTCGAACTTCACGACCCGGCCGAGTCCGGCGGCGAACGGGTTCAGCTCGCGGCTGAGTTCGTTGCCGTACAACGGCATTCCGGCTTCCAGACGCAGCGTGTCGCGGCACGCGAGTCCACACGGGACCAGACCGTGCTCCTGACCCGCCTCGGTCAGCAGCGCCCACAACGCCGGGGCCTGCGCCGCGGGCACGAACAGCTCGAAGCCGTCCTCGCCGGTGTAGCCGGTGCGGGCCAGCAGGACCTCGTGGCCCTTCACGACGGCGGGCACGCTCGCGTAGTACTTCAGCGAAGCGAGGTCCGCGTCGGTCACCGCGGCGAGCACGTCGACCGCCTTCGGGCCCTGGACCGCGATCAGCGCGGTGTCCGCGGACCGGTTCTCCACCACCGCGTCGAAGCCGGCGACGCGCTCGGCCAGCGCGTCCGCGACCACGGCGGCGTTGCCCGCGTTGGCCACGACCAGATACTCCTCGTCGGCGAGCCGGTAGACGACCAGGTCGTCCAGCACACCGCCGTCGGCGTCGCAGATCATCGTGTAGCGGGCGCGGCCCGGCTTCACGCCGGTCAGGTTGCCGACCAGCGCGTAGTCGAGCACGTCGGCGGCCTGCGCGCCGCGGACATGGATCTCGGCCATGTGCGACAGGTCGAACAGCCCGGCCGCCTCGCGCACGGCCTTGTGCTCGGCCAGTTCGCTGGCGTAGCGCACCGGCATCGACCAGCCGGCGAAATCGGTGAAGAGCGCACCGAGATCCTTGTGGACCTCGTGCAGGGGGGTTTCCGTCACAGGAAGCCTTTCGTTGTCGCGAGCGGAGGACACGCTCACGCGTCGTAGGAGTCGAGGGGCGGGCAGGAGCAGACGAGGTTGCGGTCGCCGCGCG
Encoded here:
- a CDS encoding ArsR/SmtB family transcription factor, producing MPDERRARQIDARTLRALAHPLRMELLDLLTVDGPATATGLGKRVGESSGTTSWHLRQLADAGLVEEDTSRGSKRERWWKAAQDSTRMRAADFVDDPEMAGPLMAFLHQHVDIRYREQARFVSELPRWADEWRDSSTLSSTRMPLTPDESQRLIEEIEAVIERYRRPARPGDETVITQWAAFPHATVPTEDQGES
- the glyA gene encoding serine hydroxymethyltransferase, translated to MTAPFDARLSEVDPEVAAAVAAELDRQQSTLEMIASENFAPVGVLEAQGSVLTNKYAEGYPGRRYYGGCEHVDVVEQLAIDRAKALFGAEHANVQPHSGAQANAAAMFAVLKPGDTILGLDLAHGGHLTHGMKINFSGKLYNVVAYHVDKETGIVDVAEIERLAVEHKPKLIVAGWSAYPRQLDFAEFRRIADLVDAKLMVDMAHFAGLVAAGLHPSPVPHADIVTTTTHKTLGGPRGGLILSRQELAKKINSAVFPGQQGGPLEHVIAAKAVALKIAATDGFRERQERTLEGAKILADRLSRTDCAEAGVRVLTGGTDVHLVLVDLVNSQLNGQEAEDRLHSVGITVNRNAVPFDPRPPMVTSGLRIGTPALATRGFGADDFTEVADIIAETLKPDFDEAAQQALRGRVELLAKKHPLYADLSR
- the lipA gene encoding lipoyl synthase; the encoded protein is MSAQPEGRKLLRLEVRNSETPIEKKPSWIKTRVRMGPEFTELKGLVKREGLHTVCEEAGCPNIYECWEDREATFLIGGDQCTRRCDFCQIDTGKPAALDRTEPRKVAESVQAMGLRYSTITGVARDDLADGGAWLYAETVRQIHALNPGTGVELLIPDFNAEPDQLAEVFGSRPEVLAHNVETVPRIFKRIRPGFRYARSLDVITQARAAGLVTKSNLILGMGETPDEVTVALQDLFDAGCEIITITQYLRPSPRHHPVDRWVKPEEFVEHAKTAEAIGFPGVMAGPLVRSSYRAGRLYAQTKAHRGEELPENLAHLTAEGPAAQEASSLLARN
- the gcvH gene encoding glycine cleavage system protein GcvH is translated as MSIPQNLSYTKEHEWLSVSDGVATVGITAFAAGSLGDIVFVQLPGVGDTVTAGEVFGEVESTKSVSELYSPVSGEVVAVNEATSDTPEVINSDPYTEGWLLQVRLSGDVPELLDASAYAELTQEN
- a CDS encoding FadR/GntR family transcriptional regulator, which produces MESTSVVSANAALFRPVRVGNAFEETVERLLQAIRLGVVGAGDRLPSERELAERLGVSRVTLREAIRALSDAGYVESRRGRYGGTFVNAKLPDPAERAAGEVDVAGLEDALCLRHVLETGAAEAAAARTLSPADRQHLTGTLAEASAADLADYRRKDSRLHLAIAEVTASASLTSTVADARTRVNQLLDRIPLLEPNLEHSNAQHEAIVDAILAGDPVAARQAMAEHIEGTASLLRAFLS
- a CDS encoding L-serine ammonia-lyase; the encoded protein is MAISVFDLFSIGIGPSSSHTVGPMRAAKTFVDGLVEDGVLETVARVQAELFGSLGATGFGHGSDKAVLLGLSGELPEAIDTDTVPAKVAAIRESGRLAVGGTHPVAFDEDTDLTMHRRKSLPAHPNGMVFRAFAADGSVLRERTYYSVGGGFVRDESYETDTVFVEDSTPVPYPFRTGADLLKHCADTGLPVSEIMLQNELSWRSREEVRAGLLEIWQVMVECVRNGYTHEGVLPGGLKVPRRAKSLHDKLLAEDGADDPLYAMDWVSLYALAVNEENAAGGRVVTAPTNGAAGIIPAVLHYYQRFVRGSSDDGIVTFLLTAGAIGSILKQTGSISGAEVGCQGEVGSASAMAAAGLTEVLGGSPAQVENAAEIGVEHHLGLTCDPVGGLVQIPCIERNAVGASKAIHAARMAMRGDGSHVVTLDKAIKTMRETGADMSVKYKETARGGLAVNVIEC
- the gcvT gene encoding glycine cleavage system aminomethyltransferase GcvT, whose amino-acid sequence is MTETPLHEVHKDLGALFTDFAGWSMPVRYASELAEHKAVREAAGLFDLSHMAEIHVRGAQAADVLDYALVGNLTGVKPGRARYTMICDADGGVLDDLVVYRLADEEYLVVANAGNAAVVADALAERVAGFDAVVENRSADTALIAVQGPKAVDVLAAVTDADLASLKYYASVPAVVKGHEVLLARTGYTGEDGFELFVPAAQAPALWALLTEAGQEHGLVPCGLACRDTLRLEAGMPLYGNELSRELNPFAAGLGRVVKFEKPGDFVGRAALEELKKADVPRVRVGLRGTGRRAPRHGYAVLSGDATIGEITSGALSPTLGYPIAMAYVDREHAEPGTALSVDIRGRVEPVEVVALPFYSRA
- a CDS encoding transglycosylase domain-containing protein; protein product: MESAPESDQSAGVRRQWRRIRKGAYYLTGFAVGVPLIAFWIAYLLLDVRSPQDVLASLGKTVTLKYSDGSELLRIVPPGGDRRFVPFDQIPQKLRDAIVATEDPTFWANSGFDPTGIGRAFLTGVGGGSGITQQYIKKSTGDEDSTLSRKMQELVLATKITQQQSKEQIFESYANIISFGRGTFGPAAAMNAFFGRPLDNSITWSEAAFLAGMIQSPSVHDPAVSGDEHAAKRWRYVRDKLVERGYLKNADGMAYPGAEIKPPAETRVSLNYDQYHLKQRVLAELETAGFSISRLQQGNLTVQTTLDPGLQNAAHTALSDRLKGEPAEFRGALVAVDPTNGAVRAYDGGNNGVRDYAATGHSLGSAFYPFTAAAGLKNGMSLEEKVAAPREIQYLGEKFEYPPKCPQSCTLRSALTSGADTPFITVSKKIGVDEVSAAARSAGIPDEVDGTPTMREQDGVTIGSGIVVGRYPMRPLDVAGAYATYAANGMRAAVHLVDKMLDQSGKVVWQHENEPVSAVPAEVARDVTSALRTTLPDGRAAALRTGEFERGNSRDNQDAWAVGYTAQLATAVWLGSDDDRRLIDAGGKKVTGSSVPADVWRSFMARR